One Roseomonas sp. OT10 DNA window includes the following coding sequences:
- a CDS encoding ABC transporter substrate-binding protein, with translation MSAVAFGRRGLLAAGGTLAAAPLARPGIARAEGAAKRVRFTLDWAFQGPNSYALLGRDKGFFREEGIDLALSRGFGSGRVPVDVAAGTFDMGQGDINPTLKFMAENPSSGLVAVAVAADRSGLCVTAKGDGPIRLPKDLEGRVLCAPDIDAGRQLFPAFARAAGIDMKRTEWLTVRAELREPMLLQGRADAITGIVTSTALSLKALGLDLPQQRILFYRDHGLDLYATCYLTTRDYLAREPGAVRGMLRALFRSLSYTYRHPEEAIAALVKAEPLSEAPIELERYRFNAEQHLVTENVLRNGLSSVDPARLGRGIRAVEEAFGLPPRLRPEDVYTDAYLPPREMRML, from the coding sequence GTGAGCGCGGTGGCGTTCGGCCGGCGGGGCCTGCTCGCCGCCGGCGGGACGCTGGCGGCCGCCCCCCTGGCCCGGCCCGGGATCGCGCGGGCGGAGGGGGCTGCGAAGCGTGTCCGCTTCACGCTCGACTGGGCCTTCCAGGGCCCCAATTCCTATGCGCTGCTGGGGCGCGACAAGGGCTTCTTCCGCGAGGAGGGGATCGACCTCGCCCTCAGCCGCGGCTTCGGCTCCGGCCGGGTGCCGGTGGACGTGGCCGCCGGCACCTTCGACATGGGGCAGGGGGACATCAACCCGACGCTGAAGTTCATGGCGGAGAACCCCTCCAGCGGGCTGGTCGCGGTCGCGGTGGCGGCGGACCGCAGCGGCCTCTGCGTCACCGCCAAGGGCGACGGGCCCATCCGCCTGCCGAAGGACCTGGAGGGCCGCGTGCTCTGCGCCCCGGACATCGACGCCGGGCGGCAGCTCTTCCCCGCCTTCGCCCGGGCCGCGGGCATCGACATGAAGCGCACGGAATGGCTGACGGTGCGGGCCGAGCTGCGCGAGCCGATGCTGCTGCAGGGGCGGGCGGACGCCATCACCGGCATCGTCACCAGCACGGCGCTGTCGCTGAAGGCGCTCGGCCTCGACCTGCCGCAGCAGCGCATCCTGTTCTACCGCGACCACGGGCTCGACCTCTATGCCACCTGCTACCTGACCACGCGGGACTACCTGGCGCGCGAGCCCGGGGCGGTGCGCGGCATGCTTCGCGCGCTGTTCCGGAGCCTTTCCTACACCTATCGGCACCCGGAGGAGGCGATCGCCGCGCTGGTGAAGGCGGAGCCGCTGAGCGAGGCGCCGATCGAGCTGGAGCGCTACCGCTTCAACGCGGAGCAGCACCTGGTCACCGAGAACGTGCTGCGCAACGGCTTGTCCTCGGTCGATCCGGCGCGGCTCGGGCGCGGGATCCGCGCGGTGGAGGAGGCCTTCGGCCTGCCGCCGCGGCTGAGGCCCGAGGATGTCTATACCGACGCCTACCTGCCGCCGCGCGAGATGCGGATGCTGTGA
- a CDS encoding isopenicillin N synthase family dioxygenase: MSNAVDRIPTVDFAPFLSGDAAGRAATVAALGDTFQRYGFVSLVGHGLPPEVVQGAFDAAQEFFARPEEEKRLVQDKRNNRGFVPMFDSQLAGQKPSGHEAFSIGHPDRPDDPELLALPFYSPTPWPELPGFRERIEPCYRAMFGLGEAILRACALHLGAPEDFFAEMSRQTYSNMRVIHYPPQEAVAETSEFGVSAHVDRGLITLLIQDMNGGLSVQTPEGDWLPVVPDPKAVVINVGRLLRHWTNGRYPAALHRVINSSGRERYSMPLFVHPSFHTVIDPQALVGEAPAKPDYAPIVAGESVYAGFQRDRVSWKQPEAAGAM; this comes from the coding sequence ATGAGCAACGCCGTCGACCGCATCCCCACCGTGGATTTCGCGCCCTTCCTGTCCGGCGACGCCGCCGGGCGGGCCGCCACCGTCGCCGCGCTGGGCGACACCTTCCAACGCTACGGCTTCGTCTCGCTGGTCGGGCACGGGCTGCCGCCCGAGGTGGTGCAGGGCGCCTTCGACGCCGCGCAGGAGTTCTTCGCCCGGCCGGAGGAGGAGAAGCGCCTGGTGCAGGACAAGCGCAACAACCGCGGCTTCGTGCCGATGTTCGACAGCCAGCTGGCCGGCCAGAAGCCCAGCGGCCACGAGGCCTTCAGCATCGGCCATCCGGACCGCCCGGACGATCCGGAGCTGCTGGCGCTGCCCTTCTACAGCCCGACGCCCTGGCCGGAGCTGCCGGGCTTCCGCGAGCGGATCGAGCCCTGCTACCGCGCCATGTTCGGCCTGGGCGAGGCGATCCTGCGCGCCTGCGCCCTGCATCTGGGCGCGCCGGAGGACTTCTTCGCCGAGATGTCGCGCCAGACCTACTCCAACATGCGGGTCATCCACTACCCGCCGCAGGAGGCGGTCGCCGAGACCTCCGAGTTCGGTGTCAGCGCGCATGTGGACCGCGGCCTGATCACCCTCCTCATCCAGGACATGAACGGCGGCCTGTCGGTGCAGACGCCGGAAGGCGACTGGCTGCCCGTGGTGCCCGACCCGAAGGCGGTGGTGATCAATGTCGGCCGGCTGCTGCGGCACTGGACCAACGGCCGCTACCCGGCCGCGCTGCACCGGGTGATCAACAGCTCCGGTCGCGAGCGCTACTCCATGCCGCTCTTCGTCCACCCCTCCTTCCACACGGTGATCGACCCGCAGGCGCTGGTCGGCGAAGCGCCCGCCAAGCCGGACTACGCGCCGATCGTGGCGGGCGAGAGCGTCTATGCCGGCTTCCAGCGCGACCGCGTGTCGTGGAAGCAGCCGGAGGCCGCCGGGGCGATGTAG
- a CDS encoding ABC transporter substrate-binding protein — protein MHRRPLLATLPALALPFLARGAQAADAMKVAVFNVSSALPFYVAQERGLFAEQGLAVTAVPLQTAPLIVQALVSGDVDAAANLVTLEGANINARRAGTAVYISLNGQNAQYQMEQFIVRPNWQGTTLRDLKGARIVSAPGPANLSAARAVLASVGLKEGTDYTITEQQMGVHVGALAAGTFDAAYTLEPQATIAERQGVARRLEAGVIATHLIGRPGANAWAAGTALPQRLLDAKPDVARRFAAAWAKACQVAREDASARELLVRFMNTSAELAPTIPLVNFRMVRDLSGQDVADFQKFVDLAVAQGVVREKIDVKTFLRAL, from the coding sequence ATGCACCGCCGCCCCCTCCTCGCCACCCTGCCGGCCCTGGCCCTGCCCTTCCTCGCGCGCGGCGCGCAGGCCGCGGATGCAATGAAGGTCGCGGTCTTCAACGTCTCCTCCGCCCTGCCCTTCTACGTGGCGCAGGAGCGCGGGCTGTTCGCGGAGCAGGGCCTCGCCGTCACCGCCGTGCCGCTGCAGACCGCGCCGCTGATCGTCCAGGCGCTGGTCTCGGGCGACGTGGACGCGGCCGCCAACCTCGTCACGCTGGAGGGGGCGAATATCAACGCCCGCCGCGCCGGCACGGCCGTCTACATCAGCCTGAACGGGCAGAACGCGCAGTACCAGATGGAGCAGTTCATCGTCCGCCCGAACTGGCAGGGCACGACGCTGCGCGACCTGAAGGGCGCGCGCATCGTCTCCGCCCCCGGTCCCGCGAACCTCTCGGCGGCGCGCGCGGTGCTGGCCTCCGTCGGGCTGAAGGAAGGGACGGACTACACGATCACCGAGCAGCAGATGGGCGTCCACGTCGGCGCGCTGGCCGCCGGCACCTTCGACGCCGCCTATACGCTGGAGCCCCAGGCGACCATCGCCGAGCGCCAGGGCGTCGCCCGGCGGCTGGAGGCGGGGGTGATCGCCACCCACCTGATCGGCCGGCCGGGCGCCAATGCCTGGGCGGCCGGCACCGCGCTGCCGCAGCGCCTCCTCGATGCGAAGCCCGACGTGGCGCGCCGCTTCGCCGCCGCCTGGGCGAAGGCGTGCCAGGTGGCGCGGGAGGACGCCTCGGCGCGCGAGCTGCTGGTGCGCTTCATGAACACCTCCGCCGAGCTCGCGCCCACCATCCCGCTGGTGAACTTCCGCATGGTGCGCGACCTGAGCGGGCAGGATGTCGCGGACTTCCAGAAATTCGTGGACCTCGCCGTGGCCCAGGGCGTGGTGCGGGAGAAGATCGACGTGAAGACCTTCCTGCGCGCCCTGTGA
- a CDS encoding ABC transporter substrate-binding protein, which yields MTLLPRRIALGAGLGAASALAMPGLVLGQSLPKLRFTIDWARQGPNAYVTLTREKGFFREAGVDATVDRGFGSGRVPVDIAGGAYDMGQADINPVIKFMAENPNAGLVVVGVWGDRSLLCATVRADGPIRTPKDLEGKTLAAPESDAGRQLFPAFAKAAGIDAAKVNWMTVSPELREPMLVQKRADGITGAVTSSGMSLKALGMDFPQQRIMYYRDYGLDLLGTCFLTTRAFIEKNPEVVRGALKALFRGLIYTNGHREEAITILKQVEPLTDVAIESQRQDLSFEEQVSSDHVKANGLSNPDKARFQKALATVEEAYGLTPKLQVAAIYNDSFLPPLADRRL from the coding sequence ATGACCCTCCTCCCGCGACGCATCGCCCTTGGCGCCGGATTGGGCGCCGCCAGCGCGCTGGCCATGCCGGGCCTGGTCCTGGGCCAGAGCCTGCCGAAGCTGCGCTTCACCATCGACTGGGCGCGGCAGGGGCCCAACGCCTATGTCACCCTGACCCGCGAGAAGGGCTTCTTCCGCGAGGCCGGGGTGGACGCCACGGTGGACCGCGGCTTCGGTTCAGGCCGCGTGCCCGTGGACATCGCGGGCGGTGCCTATGACATGGGCCAAGCGGACATCAACCCGGTCATCAAGTTCATGGCCGAGAACCCGAATGCCGGGCTGGTCGTGGTCGGCGTCTGGGGCGACCGCTCGCTGCTCTGCGCCACGGTGCGCGCCGACGGGCCGATCCGCACGCCGAAGGACCTGGAGGGCAAGACCCTGGCCGCGCCGGAATCCGATGCGGGCCGGCAGCTCTTCCCCGCCTTCGCCAAGGCGGCGGGGATCGACGCCGCCAAGGTCAACTGGATGACGGTCAGCCCCGAGCTGCGTGAGCCGATGCTGGTGCAGAAGCGCGCCGACGGCATCACCGGCGCCGTCACCTCCTCGGGCATGTCGCTCAAGGCGCTGGGCATGGACTTCCCGCAGCAGCGGATCATGTACTACCGCGACTACGGGCTGGACCTGCTCGGCACCTGCTTCCTCACCACGCGCGCCTTCATCGAGAAGAACCCGGAAGTGGTGCGCGGCGCGCTGAAGGCGCTGTTCCGCGGGCTGATCTACACCAACGGCCACCGCGAGGAGGCCATCACGATCCTCAAGCAGGTCGAGCCGCTGACCGACGTGGCGATCGAGAGCCAGCGCCAGGACCTCAGCTTCGAGGAGCAGGTCTCCTCCGACCACGTGAAGGCGAACGGCCTGTCCAACCCGGACAAGGCGCGCTTCCAGAAGGCGCTGGCGACCGTCGAGGAGGCCTATGGCCTGACGCCGAAGCTGCAGGTCGCGGCGATCTACAACGACAGCTTCCTGCCGCCGCTGGCGGACCGCCGGTTGTGA
- a CDS encoding ABC transporter ATP-binding protein, which produces MSVVRLPTARLALTVRGLRKFFAGQPVYDGFDLQVRQGDILSIFGPNGCGKSTLINMLAGLLPTDGGEILFDGRLPAEVRIGYVFQNYREALFPWRRAADNIRYPLRLMGLPRAEIERRVEALSADFRVRFDLNRYPYELSGGQQQLVSIMRALAVEPEVLFLDEPFSALDYETTLSLRELLQDVLKRAGVTTLLVSHDLEESIVLGDRVLMLTRRPTRVADDVPVPLFWPRTAETLSDLDFVAIKRRCLDAFTRAVQAA; this is translated from the coding sequence TTGAGCGTCGTCCGGCTTCCGACCGCGCGCCTCGCCCTCACGGTGCGGGGCCTGCGGAAGTTCTTCGCCGGGCAGCCGGTCTATGACGGCTTCGACCTCCAGGTGCGGCAGGGCGACATCCTGTCCATCTTCGGCCCGAACGGCTGCGGCAAGTCGACGCTGATCAACATGCTGGCGGGGCTGCTGCCGACCGACGGCGGCGAGATCCTGTTCGACGGCCGCCTGCCGGCCGAGGTGCGGATCGGCTACGTCTTCCAGAACTACCGCGAGGCGCTGTTCCCCTGGCGCCGCGCCGCCGACAACATCCGCTACCCGCTGCGGCTGATGGGCCTGCCGCGCGCGGAGATCGAGCGGCGGGTCGAGGCGCTGAGCGCCGATTTCCGCGTGCGCTTCGACCTGAACCGCTATCCCTACGAGCTGTCGGGCGGGCAGCAGCAGCTCGTCTCCATCATGCGCGCGCTGGCGGTGGAGCCGGAGGTGCTGTTCCTGGACGAGCCCTTCTCCGCACTCGACTACGAGACGACGCTCTCGCTGCGCGAGCTGTTGCAGGACGTGCTGAAGCGGGCCGGGGTGACGACGCTGCTGGTCTCGCACGACCTGGAGGAATCCATCGTGCTGGGCGACCGCGTGCTGATGCTGACCCGCCGGCCCACGCGCGTCGCCGACGACGTGCCCGTGCCGCTGTTCTGGCCGCGCACGGCGGAGACGCTCTCCGACCTCGACTTCGTCGCCATCAAGCGCCGCTGCCTCGACGCCTTCACCCGCGCCGTGCAGGCGGCATGA
- a CDS encoding VOC family protein, which produces MNDHAPLPHTPAGPPAEPLVAGLFHVAVKTNDLAATVAFYCGILGLRETHRPDFGYPGAWLSVPLPGGPALLHVYAGGPALGAEGRAPMGTAAIDHVSLACRGYHAFVARFRAAGLDWREFLVPGTTLWQLFVYDPSGVQLELTFEGAAEDGPPPDMSEGRRYVAGSSFFDPAAYPKLG; this is translated from the coding sequence ATGAACGACCATGCCCCGCTGCCGCATACGCCCGCAGGCCCGCCGGCCGAGCCGCTGGTGGCCGGCCTGTTCCACGTGGCGGTGAAGACGAACGACCTCGCCGCCACCGTCGCCTTCTATTGCGGCATCCTCGGCCTGCGGGAGACGCACCGGCCCGACTTCGGCTACCCGGGCGCCTGGCTCTCCGTGCCGCTACCGGGCGGGCCGGCGTTGCTGCACGTCTATGCCGGCGGACCGGCCCTGGGGGCGGAGGGACGGGCGCCCATGGGCACGGCGGCGATCGACCACGTCTCCCTCGCCTGCCGCGGCTACCACGCCTTCGTCGCGCGCTTCCGGGCGGCGGGGCTGGACTGGCGGGAGTTCCTGGTGCCCGGCACCACCCTCTGGCAGCTCTTCGTCTACGACCCTTCCGGCGTGCAGCTGGAGCTGACCTTCGAGGGCGCCGCCGAGGACGGCCCGCCGCCCGACATGTCGGAGGGCCGCCGCTACGTCGCCGGCAGCAGCTTCTTCGACCCCGCCGCCTATCCGAAGCTCGGCTGA